The following are encoded together in the Weissella soli genome:
- a CDS encoding YhgE/Pip family protein, with the protein MIFAKISTRTRYLLISLLAVLVPSVIVYGLFTLLNSTQSDAPSSLDVAVVNKDRTVKNGDSDLNMGNQVVAELKQNKDVQWHFVSAKQAAKQLAADKVLMTVTLPSNFSANSLTALSAHPKASVIQYKVSEKANYVGGMLANSIAAQLKSQVTAKVQKAYNKELLSSIKQLSNGTKSVASGVQQLKTGFGPLQDGSNTINTNMHKLATGMNEIQTGVAALPAGVTQLSTGAGQLADGTNQLAANTPTLAAGAKQLQSGIGQLVTSAPKLKNGAGQLNAGLASLAANTPTLSAGTNQLKNGLADLSTNTPTLADGADKVSVGLKSLSASTPTLASGAKQVSAGATTLATSTPALAQGASSLSTGLGRVDTGLNQLAASLPTLATGAQAATDGAEQIATGNTQLVAGLQQMATTIETSQTASAAQLKQLTAGLSQLNEQLTKPATATVSNDTVTATAAALQAQLDTMGSNVTAMATFIKTLAAVQAANPDLTLDQALNSAPLKTAYTAAQAATTDAALSQMQTGIKQLEAAVPLLASAQSGQLYTLSAGSLQAIQQLAAGLTAVDTALQKGDATKSQPALITAAQQLAAGSKKLATNMPILSNGIMQVQTVTNQLATGTSQLTTGSTQLASGASQVDTGAKQLASGSSQVATGASQVDTGASQLSAGASQVATGTRQVDAGVQQLATGSQQVAAGNNQVDAGVQKLATGSTQLYVGIQAVKSGGEQLYTGSERLTSGANQLNVGATQLNTGAGQLAAGINQLGTQVPTLMAGIQAATTGTNQLAAGDDTFNAGLSTANAGVTKLNKALKAGVSELQPISLKAQTIHHFVAPVSADAQNAAKVTDYKSIFGPLLISFALFVGAIIMQMNEHRRRENVSVNTMLRMFIGLPALQAVLVAGIVAIFSVHVANWVGFVGLSILTAIVFALVALALDTLFGTFGLLLSFVVAIVQIVLTGQLVPNEMLNTMLLAVQKVLPMTYANEGFAAVMNQTASAAVGTALLGLVGFGIIAALVTFGPKLVLSNKINTVATNSN; encoded by the coding sequence GTGATTTTTGCAAAGATTAGTACACGGACGCGGTACCTGTTAATTTCATTATTAGCAGTGCTTGTACCATCAGTTATCGTGTATGGTTTGTTTACGTTGTTAAATTCAACGCAATCAGATGCACCATCATCCCTCGACGTTGCGGTTGTAAATAAAGATCGTACTGTCAAGAATGGTGATTCTGATTTGAATATGGGTAATCAGGTAGTTGCCGAATTGAAACAGAACAAGGATGTTCAGTGGCACTTCGTATCAGCTAAGCAAGCAGCTAAGCAATTAGCTGCTGATAAAGTTCTGATGACAGTCACTTTACCAAGCAATTTTTCAGCCAATTCTTTGACTGCCTTGAGTGCCCATCCCAAGGCGTCAGTTATTCAGTACAAGGTTTCTGAAAAGGCTAATTACGTTGGTGGCATGTTGGCTAATTCAATTGCAGCTCAGTTGAAAAGCCAAGTCACGGCGAAGGTCCAAAAGGCTTACAATAAAGAACTACTGTCATCGATTAAGCAACTATCAAATGGTACTAAAAGTGTCGCCAGTGGTGTGCAACAATTGAAGACGGGGTTTGGACCGTTGCAAGATGGGTCCAACACTATCAATACCAACATGCATAAGTTAGCCACAGGCATGAATGAAATTCAAACTGGGGTTGCGGCATTACCGGCTGGTGTCACGCAGTTATCAACTGGTGCTGGTCAACTCGCTGATGGCACAAATCAGCTAGCAGCCAATACCCCCACGTTGGCTGCTGGAGCGAAACAGTTACAGAGTGGTATTGGTCAGTTGGTCACGAGTGCCCCAAAGTTAAAGAATGGTGCTGGTCAATTGAACGCTGGGCTGGCGTCCTTAGCAGCGAACACACCGACACTTTCAGCAGGTACTAACCAACTCAAAAATGGGTTAGCGGATCTCTCAACAAATACGCCCACCTTGGCTGACGGTGCCGACAAAGTTAGTGTTGGATTAAAGTCTTTGTCAGCTAGCACACCAACGTTAGCTTCAGGTGCCAAGCAAGTGAGCGCTGGTGCTACAACGTTAGCAACGAGTACACCAGCTTTGGCGCAGGGGGCTAGTAGTTTATCAACTGGGTTAGGTCGTGTTGATACAGGGCTCAATCAGTTAGCGGCCAGTCTACCAACTTTGGCCACTGGGGCACAGGCTGCGACAGATGGTGCCGAACAAATTGCAACGGGGAATACCCAATTAGTTGCAGGGTTACAACAAATGGCGACCACCATTGAAACGAGTCAAACGGCTTCAGCAGCTCAATTGAAGCAATTGACAGCGGGGTTGAGCCAATTAAATGAACAACTGACGAAACCAGCCACAGCCACTGTTTCTAATGACACGGTCACGGCCACGGCGGCGGCCTTGCAGGCGCAATTGGACACAATGGGTTCGAATGTGACAGCCATGGCGACCTTCATTAAGACTTTGGCAGCGGTCCAAGCAGCTAATCCTGATTTAACCTTGGATCAAGCTTTAAATAGTGCCCCATTGAAGACGGCTTACACTGCGGCACAGGCTGCTACCACCGATGCAGCCTTGTCACAGATGCAAACGGGGATCAAACAGCTCGAAGCAGCGGTGCCATTGCTAGCTTCAGCACAATCAGGGCAGCTTTACACATTGTCAGCTGGCTCATTGCAGGCTATTCAGCAATTAGCGGCTGGTTTGACCGCTGTCGATACAGCTTTGCAAAAGGGTGATGCAACTAAGAGCCAGCCAGCATTGATTACAGCGGCTCAACAGCTGGCCGCCGGTTCAAAAAAGTTAGCAACCAATATGCCAATTTTGTCGAACGGTATTATGCAGGTACAAACGGTGACGAATCAGTTAGCTACTGGAACTAGTCAATTAACGACTGGGTCAACACAATTAGCCAGCGGAGCGAGTCAGGTTGATACAGGAGCCAAGCAATTGGCGAGTGGTTCATCCCAAGTGGCTACTGGGGCGAGCCAGGTGGATACAGGAGCAAGTCAACTTTCAGCTGGTGCAAGTCAAGTTGCAACCGGTACCCGTCAAGTTGATGCTGGTGTGCAGCAGTTGGCCACCGGTTCACAACAAGTGGCTGCTGGGAATAACCAAGTTGATGCTGGTGTGCAAAAATTAGCTACTGGCTCGACACAACTCTACGTGGGCATTCAAGCAGTTAAGAGTGGCGGTGAGCAACTATATACAGGGTCAGAGCGTTTAACCAGTGGTGCTAACCAACTCAACGTAGGTGCGACACAATTGAATACAGGTGCTGGCCAGCTAGCTGCTGGTATCAACCAGTTGGGTACCCAGGTGCCAACCTTGATGGCCGGTATCCAAGCAGCCACTACTGGGACGAATCAGTTAGCCGCTGGTGATGATACATTTAATGCTGGGTTATCAACGGCCAACGCGGGCGTGACAAAGTTAAACAAAGCCTTGAAAGCAGGAGTAAGCGAGTTACAGCCAATTAGCTTAAAGGCTCAGACAATACACCACTTTGTCGCCCCTGTCAGTGCGGATGCACAAAATGCTGCCAAAGTGACCGACTATAAGTCAATCTTTGGGCCCTTGTTAATTAGTTTTGCGCTATTCGTGGGTGCTATTATTATGCAAATGAATGAACACCGGCGTCGTGAAAATGTTAGTGTGAATACAATGCTACGTATGTTTATTGGGTTACCAGCATTACAAGCCGTCTTGGTAGCGGGCATCGTCGCCATCTTTAGTGTGCATGTGGCTAACTGGGTTGGCTTTGTCGGTTTGAGTATCTTAACGGCGATTGTCTTTGCCTTGGTAGCCTTAGCCTTAGATACCTTATTCGGTACGTTTGGGTTGC